The following are from one region of the Kineosporia sp. NBRC 101731 genome:
- a CDS encoding NADP-dependent oxidoreductase, which yields MKAIRLHEYGGPEVLRYEEVPVPTPQSGEVLVRVHAVGVNPPDWYLRTGMAAELPPEIMPKFDLPVIPGTDVSGVIEAVGPDVEGFSVGDEVFGMLRFPGIDGRAYAEYVAAPASDLAIKPAGIDHVHAAGAPMAALTAWQFLIELGHDAPSPFQPQPHRPVPFGPGSTVLVNGAAGGVGHFGLQLAKWKGARAIAVASGAHEQFLRDLGADEFVDYTKTQMEDVVHDVDLVLDTVGGPASSRFLPLLRRGGALFPVFFAQVDPEETARLGVSVSSTQVRSSGEQMAQLADLLEKGVLRVGIDSTYALEDAAAAHERAAQGHIRGKIVLTVA from the coding sequence ATGAAGGCGATTCGCCTGCACGAGTACGGTGGCCCCGAGGTCTTGCGGTACGAGGAGGTCCCGGTGCCCACCCCGCAATCGGGTGAGGTGCTCGTACGCGTCCACGCCGTCGGCGTCAATCCGCCGGACTGGTACCTGCGCACGGGCATGGCCGCCGAACTACCCCCGGAGATCATGCCGAAGTTCGACCTGCCGGTGATCCCGGGAACCGACGTCTCGGGCGTGATCGAGGCGGTCGGCCCGGACGTGGAGGGCTTCTCCGTCGGCGACGAGGTCTTCGGCATGCTGCGCTTCCCCGGCATCGACGGCCGCGCCTACGCCGAGTACGTTGCCGCCCCGGCCTCCGACCTGGCGATCAAGCCGGCCGGTATCGATCACGTGCACGCCGCGGGTGCCCCGATGGCGGCGCTCACCGCCTGGCAGTTCCTGATCGAGCTCGGGCACGATGCCCCCTCACCGTTCCAGCCGCAGCCGCACCGCCCGGTGCCCTTCGGCCCGGGCTCGACCGTGCTGGTCAACGGTGCTGCCGGGGGAGTGGGGCACTTCGGTCTGCAGCTGGCCAAGTGGAAGGGCGCCCGCGCCATCGCGGTCGCCTCGGGCGCGCACGAGCAGTTCCTGCGCGACCTGGGTGCCGACGAGTTCGTCGACTACACCAAGACCCAGATGGAGGACGTCGTCCACGACGTCGATCTCGTGCTCGACACGGTCGGTGGCCCGGCGAGCAGCCGGTTCCTGCCTCTTCTCCGCCGGGGCGGAGCGCTGTTCCCGGTGTTCTTCGCCCAGGTCGATCCCGAAGAGACCGCCCGGCTGGGCGTCTCGGTCTCGAGCACCCAGGTGCGCTCGAGCGGCGAGCAGATGGCACAGCTCGCCGACCTGCTCGAGAAGGGCGTGCTGCGCGTCGGTATCGACAGCACCTACGCCCTGGAAGATGCGGCCGCGGCCCATGAACGGGCGGCCCAGGGACACATTCGGGGCAAGATCGTGCTGACGGTCGCATGA
- a CDS encoding alpha-ketoacid dehydrogenase subunit beta produces MTRLSLSAALNSGLRHVLEEDPKAIVMGEDVGPLGGVFRVTDGLSKDFGSERVIDTPLAESSIVGTAIGLAMRGYHPICEIQFDGFVYPAFNQIVSQLAKMRARTAGHVPMPVVVRIPCGGGIGAVEHHSESNEAYFAHTSGLRVMICSDPQSGHFMLRQAMACGDPVIFYEPKRRYWEKGEVSDDLTLAPAFDRAVIAREGSDATVVCYGGMVATCLEAAGYAQEEGRSLEVIDLRSLSPLDLDTVCASVRKTGRCLVVHEAPGFAGLGAEVVSGVTERCFYHLEAPVLRVTGFDLPYPPAKYENQYLPDADRVLAAIDKLLEF; encoded by the coding sequence ATGACGCGCCTGAGTCTGTCCGCGGCGCTGAACTCCGGGCTGCGACACGTGCTGGAAGAAGATCCGAAGGCGATCGTGATGGGCGAGGACGTCGGCCCGCTGGGTGGCGTCTTCCGGGTGACCGACGGCCTGAGCAAGGATTTCGGTTCCGAGCGGGTCATCGACACGCCCCTGGCCGAGTCGTCGATCGTCGGCACGGCCATCGGTCTGGCCATGCGCGGCTACCACCCGATCTGTGAGATCCAGTTCGACGGGTTCGTCTACCCGGCGTTCAACCAGATCGTGTCGCAGCTGGCCAAGATGCGCGCCCGCACGGCCGGTCACGTGCCGATGCCGGTCGTGGTGCGGATCCCGTGCGGTGGTGGCATCGGCGCGGTCGAGCACCACAGCGAGAGCAACGAGGCGTACTTCGCCCACACCTCCGGGCTGCGCGTGATGATCTGCTCCGACCCGCAGAGCGGGCACTTCATGCTGCGGCAGGCGATGGCCTGCGGTGACCCGGTGATCTTCTACGAACCCAAGCGCCGGTACTGGGAGAAGGGCGAGGTGTCCGACGACCTCACCCTGGCCCCCGCCTTCGACCGGGCCGTGATCGCGCGGGAGGGTTCCGACGCCACGGTGGTCTGTTACGGCGGCATGGTCGCGACCTGTCTCGAGGCGGCCGGCTACGCGCAGGAAGAGGGCCGCTCGCTCGAGGTGATCGACCTGAGGTCGCTGTCGCCGCTGGACCTGGACACGGTGTGCGCCTCGGTGCGCAAGACCGGGCGCTGCCTGGTGGTGCACGAGGCCCCGGGCTTCGCCGGGCTCGGCGCGGAGGTGGTCAGCGGGGTCACCGAACGCTGTTTCTACCACCTGGAGGCGCCGGTGCTGCGGGTCACCGGTTTCGACCTGCCCTACCCGCCGGCGAAGTACGAGAACCAGTACCTGCCCGATGCCGACCGGGTGCTGGCCGCGATCGACAAACTCCTGGAGTTCTGA
- a CDS encoding dihydrolipoamide acetyltransferase family protein codes for MGSVAAQRFRLPDVGEGLTEAEIVTWRVAVGDQVAVNDPLVEIETAKSLVELPSPYAGVVGELLVAAGELVPVGTPIITITEDGPMDEPIGVPDDEKPPSTLVGYGPSHSRGRARRRPPLNGRNPARPTEDTTPTPAPTEAADPTAGVPPRPLAKPPVRKLAKDLGIDLASVAGTGRDGVVTREDVVAASVPPAPTIAAAQTTVVDGDEHIPVRGVRAATAAAMTASAFTAPHVTVFHTVDVTKSVKLVGKLRADKAFEGVRVTVMLLAARALCLTAREFPDLNATFGDQEILRHPRIHLGVATAAARGLLVPTIEDAGGLGLPALAREVTRMTELARSGAASPAQLSGSTITLTNIGVFGVDSGTPILNPGQSAILCLGSVRQTPAEHRGRIALRWTTQLAMSFDHRIIDGQQGAQALARIGAILRNPKRELLLV; via the coding sequence ATGGGATCGGTTGCTGCCCAGCGGTTCCGGTTGCCCGACGTGGGCGAGGGCCTGACCGAGGCCGAGATCGTCACCTGGCGGGTGGCCGTGGGTGACCAGGTGGCCGTCAACGATCCCCTGGTCGAGATCGAGACCGCCAAGTCCCTGGTCGAGCTGCCGTCCCCGTACGCCGGGGTGGTCGGTGAGCTGCTCGTGGCGGCCGGTGAGCTGGTCCCCGTCGGAACGCCGATCATCACGATCACCGAGGATGGGCCGATGGACGAACCCATCGGCGTGCCCGACGACGAGAAACCCCCGTCCACGCTGGTCGGGTACGGCCCCAGCCACAGCCGGGGGCGAGCCCGCCGGCGTCCACCCTTGAACGGACGCAACCCGGCGCGACCGACCGAGGACACCACCCCGACACCCGCACCGACAGAAGCGGCCGACCCGACCGCCGGCGTCCCCCCGCGTCCTCTGGCGAAGCCACCCGTGCGCAAACTGGCCAAGGACCTCGGCATCGATCTCGCGTCGGTCGCGGGCACCGGTCGCGACGGTGTAGTGACGCGTGAGGACGTGGTGGCAGCGTCGGTGCCCCCGGCACCCACCATCGCGGCGGCTCAGACAACAGTGGTGGACGGGGACGAGCACATCCCGGTGCGCGGGGTGCGCGCGGCCACGGCCGCCGCGATGACCGCCAGTGCGTTCACCGCTCCGCACGTGACGGTGTTCCACACGGTGGACGTCACGAAGTCGGTGAAACTGGTCGGGAAACTCCGGGCGGACAAGGCTTTCGAGGGTGTGCGGGTCACCGTGATGCTGCTCGCGGCGCGGGCCCTGTGCCTGACCGCGCGCGAGTTCCCGGATCTGAACGCGACGTTCGGCGATCAGGAGATCCTGCGGCACCCGCGCATTCATCTGGGGGTGGCGACGGCCGCCGCCCGGGGCCTGCTGGTGCCGACCATCGAGGACGCGGGTGGTCTCGGGCTGCCCGCCCTGGCCCGGGAGGTCACCCGGATGACGGAGCTGGCCCGTTCCGGCGCGGCGAGTCCGGCCCAGTTGTCGGGCAGCACGATCACGCTGACGAACATCGGTGTGTTCGGCGTCGATTCGGGCACCCCGATCCTGAATCCGGGCCAGAGCGCGATCCTGTGCCTGGGCTCGGTGCGGCAGACACCGGCCGAGCACCGGGGCCGGATCGCGTTGCGGTGGACGACGCAGCTGGCGATGTCGTTCGATCACCGGATCATCGACGGTCAGCAGGGTGCGCAGGCACTGGCCCGGATCGGGGCGATCCTGCGGAACCCGAAGCGGGAGTTGCTGCTGGTGTAG
- a CDS encoding thiamine pyrophosphate-dependent enzyme has product MEHHEHIGDPSGTGEPISLLAPDGTLQTSPEASWDASGEVTAELVRDLYRWMRLTRRLDSEAFSLQRHGELGLWAPSLGQEAAQVGSIMALRATDYVFPSYREHATALVRGVTPAQMLEQWRGISGCGWDPAALHLHAYTVVLAAHLPHATGYAMGVQRDGTDEVVTAYLGDGATSQGDANEAFNWAAACHAPVLFFVQNNQYAISTPTRLQMRTPIHQRARGFGLDAYFVDGNDVLAVHAATRRAVAQIRAGGGPALIEAVTYRAGPHTSSDDPTRYRDQAEADVWASRDPLARVEKLLDARDWWTPQWRLGLDAECDRLGADLRSAVQSFGPVELDGLFDTVLGARSALLSEQKAGYADYVAAYEEVPS; this is encoded by the coding sequence ATGGAGCATCACGAGCACATCGGCGACCCGTCGGGAACCGGGGAGCCCATCAGTCTTCTGGCGCCGGACGGCACCCTGCAGACGTCCCCCGAGGCGTCCTGGGATGCGTCCGGTGAGGTCACGGCCGAACTGGTCCGCGACCTGTACCGCTGGATGCGCCTGACCCGCCGCCTCGACTCCGAGGCCTTCTCCCTGCAGCGCCACGGCGAGCTCGGCCTCTGGGCCCCGAGCCTGGGCCAGGAGGCCGCGCAGGTCGGGTCGATCATGGCGCTGAGAGCCACCGACTACGTCTTCCCAAGCTACCGCGAGCACGCCACCGCCCTGGTCCGCGGGGTCACACCGGCGCAGATGCTCGAGCAGTGGCGCGGCATTTCCGGCTGCGGCTGGGACCCGGCCGCCCTTCACCTGCACGCCTACACCGTGGTGCTGGCCGCCCATCTGCCGCACGCCACCGGGTACGCCATGGGCGTGCAGCGCGACGGGACCGACGAGGTCGTCACCGCCTATCTCGGCGACGGCGCCACCAGCCAGGGCGACGCGAACGAGGCGTTCAACTGGGCAGCCGCCTGCCACGCGCCGGTGTTGTTCTTCGTGCAGAACAACCAGTACGCGATCTCCACCCCCACCCGGCTACAGATGCGTACCCCGATTCACCAGCGGGCCCGGGGTTTCGGCCTGGATGCGTATTTCGTCGACGGCAACGACGTGCTGGCCGTGCACGCCGCCACGCGCCGGGCGGTCGCGCAGATCCGGGCCGGCGGCGGGCCCGCGCTGATCGAGGCGGTGACCTACCGGGCCGGCCCGCACACCAGTTCCGACGACCCCACGCGCTACCGGGATCAGGCCGAGGCCGACGTGTGGGCCTCGCGCGATCCGCTGGCCCGGGTGGAGAAGCTTCTGGACGCGCGGGACTGGTGGACGCCGCAGTGGCGCCTCGGCCTGGATGCCGAGTGCGATCGGCTGGGTGCCGATCTGCGCTCGGCGGTGCAGAGTTTCGGCCCGGTCGAGCTGGACGGGTTGTTCGACACGGTGCTCGGTGCGCGCTCCGCGCTGCTGTCAGAGCAGAAAGCCGGCTACGCCGACTACGTCGCGGCGTACGAGGAGGTGCCGTCATGA
- a CDS encoding acyl-CoA dehydrogenase family protein: MDPERAGRFELSADHENFRRSVRAFAEREVAPHVAEWDRTHHFPVDLVHKMGDLGLFGLVAPEKYGGAGGDFTSLCVAIEELGRVDQSVGITLSAGVGLGINPLLTFGDDAQKERWLPDLVAGRSLAAFGLTEPGAGSDAGGTRTRVRRDGDEWVINGSKQFITNSGSSITSVVSVTARHEDGSISTFLVPSGTAGFEAGPAYDKLGWRISDTHPLTLDGVRVPADNLLGVQGRGFHQFLAILDDGRIAIAALALGLARACLEAALKYAGERETFGRPIGSRQAVAFSLADLATSIEAARLLTYRAASLKDEEAPAKVVKQAAAMAKLFSSEAAVDATRAATQVFGGYGFMEEYPVARFYRDAKILEIGEGTSEVQRLVISRGLGLNVE, from the coding sequence GTGGACCCAGAACGAGCTGGCCGCTTCGAGCTCTCGGCCGATCACGAGAACTTCCGTCGTAGTGTGCGGGCGTTCGCCGAACGGGAGGTCGCCCCTCACGTCGCCGAATGGGATCGCACCCATCACTTCCCGGTCGACCTGGTGCACAAGATGGGCGATCTGGGGCTCTTCGGGCTGGTCGCCCCGGAGAAGTACGGCGGCGCGGGGGGTGACTTCACCAGTCTGTGCGTCGCCATCGAAGAGTTGGGACGCGTCGATCAGTCGGTGGGAATCACTCTTTCGGCGGGCGTCGGATTGGGTATCAACCCCCTGCTGACCTTCGGTGACGATGCCCAGAAGGAACGCTGGCTACCTGATCTGGTGGCCGGCCGGTCGCTGGCGGCATTCGGGCTGACCGAACCGGGGGCGGGTTCCGACGCCGGCGGCACCCGCACCCGGGTGCGCCGCGACGGGGACGAGTGGGTGATCAACGGGTCCAAACAGTTCATCACCAACTCGGGCAGTTCGATCACGTCGGTGGTCTCGGTGACCGCGCGGCACGAGGACGGCTCCATCTCGACCTTTCTGGTGCCCTCCGGCACAGCGGGTTTCGAGGCCGGCCCGGCCTATGACAAGCTCGGCTGGCGGATCTCGGACACCCACCCCCTCACTCTCGACGGGGTGCGCGTGCCCGCGGATAACCTGCTCGGTGTGCAGGGGCGTGGCTTTCACCAGTTCCTGGCCATTCTCGACGACGGCCGCATCGCCATCGCGGCCCTGGCCCTCGGGCTGGCCCGGGCCTGTCTGGAGGCCGCGCTGAAGTACGCCGGTGAACGCGAGACCTTCGGTCGGCCCATCGGCAGCCGTCAGGCGGTCGCGTTCAGCCTGGCCGATCTGGCCACCTCGATCGAGGCCGCCCGGCTGCTGACCTACCGGGCCGCGTCGCTGAAGGACGAGGAAGCCCCGGCCAAGGTGGTGAAACAGGCCGCGGCGATGGCAAAGCTGTTCAGCAGTGAGGCCGCTGTCGACGCGACCCGCGCGGCCACCCAGGTTTTCGGCGGGTACGGCTTCATGGAGGAGTACCCGGTCGCGCGCTTCTACCGCGACGCGAAGATTCTCGAGATCGGGGAGGGCACGTCGGAGGTGCAGCGGCTGGTGATCAGCCGTGGGCTCGGACTGAACGTCGAGTAG